The Leishmania panamensis strain MHOM/PA/94/PSC-1 chromosome 23 sequence DNA window ACACGCATTTACCATCCACCGCCTGCCACCGGCCCCCTCAGCcgagcacagcagctgcaggtggtgcagcagagccTGTCGCACGCGAAGGACCTGGTCACCAGTATGATGTACGAGATGACGGACGTCGAGCCCTCACACCGAGCGGCgacgaaagagaaggtggaggcgttCCGTAGGACATGCAACAGTCTAGATCATGAGGTGACCCAGCTGCGACAGTCATGTAGCGCGGCGGACAGAGCGGACTTGCTTCGGTTTGGTagctccactgctgccggaGGCACAAGCGACAGCTTCATGATGGAGGTGGATGCcgacacacaggcgcatcGCCTCTTGGCCCTTCAAACGACCGAGAAGCTGCAGGGCGGTACCAACACGCTGCGCAAGGCAGAGGCATACCTCGCGCAGACAAACAGCATCGGCCACGAGTCCCTGGGCACGCTCCGCAGGCAGACGGAGCAAATTGCCCACGTGCACGAAACCACCCACGACGTCGACGCCGAAATATCGCGAGCGCGGGTGCTCATCAACCAgatgcagcgcaccgccatcCGGCACAAGGTCTGGCTTATTGGCATCATTTTTTTACTCGTCAGCCTCGTCGTTCTTCTGCTCTACCTTCGCCGATAGAGCGAGTGAGGGACTACTtggatgtgtgcgtgtgtgtgtgtgtgtgtgctgacgCTTCGCCAGGCTCTTCCTGCTTTGCTGCTTAGCGTGTATTGCTGATGCCGATGC harbors:
- a CDS encoding Qb-SNARE protein, putative (TriTrypDB/GeneDB-style sysID: LpmP.23.1680) produces the protein MSGLFNSYEEDFNDTVRGLREGCSKLQADVEAQSAHEKDPTRIYHPPPATGPLSRAQQLQVVQQSLSHAKDLVTSMMYEMTDVEPSHRAATKEKVEAFRRTCNSLDHEVTQLRQSCSAADRADLLRFGSSTAAGGTSDSFMMEVDADTQAHRLLALQTTEKLQGGTNTLRKAEAYLAQTNSIGHESLGTLRRQTEQIAHVHETTHDVDAEISRARVLINQMQRTAIRHKVWLIGIIFLLVSLVVLLLYLRR